Part of the Nitrospirota bacterium genome is shown below.
AATTGCCAGCAGTTCGCCGAGTTCACCCATGATGCAGCAGTATCCTGTTTCGCCGGTGTGCGGATCCAGAACCCCGAAAATATCTGTCTCCTTCATAAATTTCCAGGGCTCGAGTTTCCTGAACCTTGCCGCTGCGTCATAAAGGGCCTTCCACTCTTTCAGTGATGGTTCCGTCTGTTTCATGCAGGGGTCCTTTCTGCGTTATGTGCTAAAAATATTTTATAGGATATGCGCTCTTTTTGCCCGTATCTTTTTTCGGCATACCTTCCCTTGCATGCCTGACCCATTTGCTTCTTCAAACTGTTCTGGGAGATATAGCGTGTGCCAGAGAGATGACAGAAATTGCGCGCAAAGCGGGATTAGGCCGCGAAAGTCTTTATAAAGCTCTTCCTCCGGAAGGGAACCCAGAATTTGCCACTGTAATGAAAGTTTTACGGGCTTTAGGGCTGTCATTGCATGTTAAGGCTGCGCATAAATAACGCCGAATCATAAAAGAAATGCTTTCTTGAACTATCAAGATTATCTTTCGAAACAAGTGGGGAAGATGACTTCCTGTACTCCGCACCTCATAAGCCTGATATAATTGTGAGTAGTTCAAATGATAATCTTTGATGCAAAAGAATCCGTATAAGAATAAGGTGATAGGGCTATTATGAAATTGAGAGATCTGGGTTTCAACCAATGGTTTGAAGATCATTCCTCCGAGTTTGACCAAAGGGGTTACAGCTTTGCCCGCATATCTACAGTTGACCGCGGTTCGTATCTGATAAGGAATGAATCGAAAGAAGTCCCTGCTGAACTCTCGGGGAAGCTCTCTTACCAGACCGAGAACTCGATCGACCTTCCGTGTGTAGGAGATTGGGTGGCGGCAGAATATTACAACGATGGTGCAGCAGCAATCATCCACCGAGTGTTTCCGCGAAAGACGTTTTTGCGACGCAAGACCGCCGGTCAAAACATCGACTACCAAATGATTGCAGCTAACATAGATATCGCTTATATTGTTCAATCATGCCATTTTGACTTTAATCCACGCCGTTTGGATCGGTACCTCGTAATGGCAGCTGACGGACACGTTGAACCGATTGTCATACTCACAAAGACGGATTTAATCACTCGTGTTGAATTGGATCAGAAGATTGCGATTATCAGCTCTGTCACCAAAGTAAAAGTGATCGCACTTAGCAACATCACTGGTATCGGGTTTGATGAGTTTCAACGGACGCTATCCCCGGGAAAGACCTACTGTCTGCTTGGTTCATCGGGTGTCGGGAAGACGACTCTCATTAACCGCCTGATGGGCCAGGAAGCCTTTGACACAAAAGTCGTCAGCAGCACCGGGGAAGGTACTCATGCTACTTCCCGACGACAGCTCATTGTTCTTAGCCAAGGCGCGATGTTGATTGATACGCCTGGTATGCGAGAGATAGGCATTGTTGGTGCCAGTGATGGTGTAAACATAGGATTCGAAGAAGTTGTCGGGCTTTCAGCAAACTGTCGCTATGTAAATTGTAGCCATGAACACGAGCCTGGCTGTGCCATCCGAGCCGCGGTCGAAAGTGGAGAATTGAGTGAAGATCGCTATTCCAGTTATATCAAGCTCAAGAAGGAGTCAGCGTACTACGAGATGTCATACTTGGACAAACGAAAAAAGGACAAAGCCTTCGGACGATTCATCAAATCGGCCAAAAAACAAGTGAAGGACTGAAATAAAAACACTAAACCCGCAAATCCAAATAATCCCAAGAAGCAAGCATCCTTCCTGTTACAAACACCCCGGCAGGTTCCAATCTTGAGCAAGCGTTCACATAGAAGGTAGTGTAACATCAATTCTGCAAATATGAATCAGGGTATAATTCTCATTGGACAAAAACAATCTCTCAAGGAGAGAAAGGAGAATTATACCCATGAAGAAGAGTTTATCAAAGAAGGCGAGAAAAGTCATTGAGGAAGGAGTACAGGAGTTTATGGAGATGCCGCCCTTGACGGAGTTGACGAAGATAGGGGCGAGGATGATGTTACAGTCGGCCTTGGAAGAAGAAGTGAC
Proteins encoded:
- the rsgA gene encoding ribosome small subunit-dependent GTPase A — protein: MKLRDLGFNQWFEDHSSEFDQRGYSFARISTVDRGSYLIRNESKEVPAELSGKLSYQTENSIDLPCVGDWVAAEYYNDGAAAIIHRVFPRKTFLRRKTAGQNIDYQMIAANIDIAYIVQSCHFDFNPRRLDRYLVMAADGHVEPIVILTKTDLITRVELDQKIAIISSVTKVKVIALSNITGIGFDEFQRTLSPGKTYCLLGSSGVGKTTLINRLMGQEAFDTKVVSSTGEGTHATSRRQLIVLSQGAMLIDTPGMREIGIVGASDGVNIGFEEVVGLSANCRYVNCSHEHEPGCAIRAAVESGELSEDRYSSYIKLKKESAYYEMSYLDKRKKDKAFGRFIKSAKKQVKD